A region of Deinococcus rubellus DNA encodes the following proteins:
- a CDS encoding phosphoenolpyruvate carboxylase, with amino-acid sequence MGIREDVNLLGRTLGQVLKEQEGEDFFNLVEEVRALVRRARGGEGSAQLQALVAGLGTDDAENLLRAFTWYFQLVNLAEEYERVRVLSEAKGVRPQSLEKALSDLKTLGLSAEQTETLISRVSLGLTFTAHPTEMRRRTVRNHLVEVAEAIPELGNPELTEEATLRVAAHIEAMWSTPELRRLKPTVQDEVKGGLSYLPVIAQALPRLQRDLERAFVHIYGRHSDARLPLSFSSWMGGDRDGNPFVTPEATRETLELHRERARELLLEHIRQAYADLSQEGGGEEPYRQTLRDLHNAVRDGQPVALLPTLEALDARLRQDGQARSADQLLTPLLTVARTFGQHLVSLDLREHSQLTGAAVAELLRSAGVSENYDDLPEHAKLDVLSAELRSRRPLWPAGMPFTAELERTIGPIREVQRAVEKVGPRAFGRYIISMSESVSDILEPLLLAREVGFRILPVPLFETLGDLQRAPSVMWELLSLPEYRAVLGSDVQEIMLGYSDSNKDAGFLAANWALHEAQRQISAVCQRSNVPWRFFHGRGTSIGRGGGPASRAILGQPAGTIDAGLRITEQGEALADKYSHPVLAHRNLEQALYGLLLSAARPQADLPTAWTDALTAASEVSARTYRALVEDDHFLPFFEAVTPIHEIARLNIASRPVRRPGAPTLSNLRAIPWVMSWTQNRSNLPGWYGLPEAIEQMGLDVAREMYRQWPFFRSVLDNAQMALAKSDPQIFDDYLSLGGAGTELAERLQHAYEGAVRLVEAVIGGELLAGEPRLKQSIALRNPYIDPIHRIQVELLRRSRAEENGLDTYERPLLLSVQGIAAGVRNTG; translated from the coding sequence ATGGGCATTCGTGAAGACGTGAATCTGCTGGGCCGCACGCTGGGACAGGTCCTCAAGGAGCAGGAGGGCGAGGACTTCTTCAATCTGGTCGAGGAGGTGCGGGCGCTGGTGCGGCGGGCACGCGGCGGCGAAGGCTCGGCGCAGCTTCAGGCGTTGGTCGCCGGACTCGGCACCGACGACGCCGAGAATCTGCTGCGGGCCTTTACCTGGTACTTCCAACTGGTCAACCTGGCCGAGGAATATGAGCGGGTGCGGGTCCTCTCGGAAGCCAAGGGGGTGCGCCCGCAGAGCCTGGAGAAAGCCCTGAGCGACCTCAAGACGCTGGGCCTGAGCGCCGAGCAGACCGAGACGCTGATCAGCCGGGTCAGCCTGGGCCTGACCTTCACCGCCCACCCCACCGAGATGCGGCGGCGCACCGTCCGCAACCATCTGGTGGAAGTGGCCGAGGCCATTCCCGAACTGGGCAATCCCGAACTTACCGAGGAAGCCACCTTGCGCGTGGCGGCGCACATCGAGGCGATGTGGTCCACGCCCGAACTGCGCCGCCTCAAGCCCACGGTGCAAGATGAGGTCAAGGGTGGGCTGAGCTACCTGCCAGTGATCGCCCAGGCGCTGCCCCGGCTTCAGCGCGATCTGGAACGGGCCTTCGTGCATATCTACGGCAGACACAGTGACGCCCGGCTGCCGCTGAGTTTCAGCTCCTGGATGGGTGGGGACCGCGACGGCAATCCCTTCGTGACGCCGGAAGCGACCCGCGAAACCCTGGAACTGCACCGCGAACGTGCCCGCGAGCTGCTGCTAGAGCACATCCGCCAGGCATACGCCGATCTCAGTCAGGAGGGCGGCGGCGAGGAACCCTACCGCCAGACCCTGCGCGACCTGCACAATGCCGTGCGTGACGGCCAGCCGGTGGCGCTGCTGCCCACCCTGGAAGCGCTCGACGCCCGGCTGCGCCAGGACGGCCAGGCCCGCAGCGCCGATCAGCTCCTGACCCCGCTGCTGACGGTCGCCCGCACCTTCGGGCAGCATCTGGTGAGCCTGGATCTGCGCGAGCACAGCCAGCTCACCGGCGCGGCGGTGGCCGAGTTGCTCCGGAGCGCGGGTGTCTCGGAAAACTACGACGACCTACCTGAACACGCCAAGCTCGATGTGCTGAGCGCCGAACTCCGCTCACGCCGCCCGCTGTGGCCTGCCGGAATGCCCTTCACTGCCGAGCTGGAGCGCACCATCGGCCCCATCCGCGAGGTGCAGCGGGCCGTCGAGAAGGTCGGGCCACGCGCCTTTGGCCGCTACATCATCAGCATGAGCGAGTCGGTCAGCGACATCCTGGAGCCGCTGCTGCTGGCCCGCGAGGTGGGGTTCCGGATTCTGCCGGTGCCGCTGTTCGAGACGCTGGGCGACCTGCAGCGCGCCCCGAGCGTGATGTGGGAACTGCTCTCGCTGCCGGAATACCGCGCGGTACTGGGCAGCGACGTGCAGGAGATCATGCTGGGCTATTCGGATTCCAACAAGGATGCGGGCTTTCTGGCCGCCAACTGGGCCCTGCACGAGGCGCAGCGCCAGATCAGCGCGGTGTGCCAGCGCTCGAACGTGCCGTGGCGGTTCTTTCACGGGCGCGGCACCAGCATCGGGCGCGGCGGCGGCCCGGCCTCGCGGGCCATTCTGGGGCAGCCTGCCGGAACGATTGACGCGGGACTGCGGATCACCGAGCAGGGCGAGGCGCTGGCCGACAAGTACAGCCACCCGGTGCTGGCCCACCGCAACCTGGAGCAGGCGCTCTACGGCCTCCTGCTCTCGGCGGCGCGCCCCCAGGCCGACCTGCCAACCGCCTGGACCGACGCCCTGACCGCAGCCAGCGAGGTCAGCGCCCGCACCTACCGCGCCCTGGTCGAGGACGATCACTTCCTGCCCTTCTTCGAGGCGGTGACGCCGATTCACGAAATTGCTCGCCTGAATATCGCCTCACGCCCGGTGCGGCGGCCCGGCGCGCCCACCCTGAGCAATCTGCGGGCCATTCCCTGGGTCATGAGCTGGACCCAGAACCGCTCCAATCTGCCGGGCTGGTACGGTTTGCCCGAAGCGATTGAGCAGATGGGACTGGACGTGGCCCGCGAGATGTATCGGCAGTGGCCCTTCTTCCGCAGCGTACTGGACAACGCGCAGATGGCGCTCGCCAAAAGCGACCCGCAGATTTTTGACGATTACCTGTCGCTGGGGGGTGCAGGCACCGAGCTGGCCGAGCGCCTTCAGCATGCCTACGAGGGGGCGGTGCGGCTGGTCGAGGCGGTCATCGGCGGCGAGCTACTGGCGGGCGAGCCGCGCCTCAAGCAGAGCATCGCCCTGCGCAACCCCTATATCGACCCGATCCACCGCATTCAGGTGGAATTGCTGCGCCGCTCGCGCGCCGAGGAAAACGGCCTGGACACCTACGAGCGCCCACTGCTGCTGAGCGTGCAGGGGATTGCAGCAGGAGTGCGGAACACGGGGTAA
- a CDS encoding TIGR00282 family metallophosphoesterase: MLRVLFVGDVYGRPGRRVLAAHLPGLRAQADFIIVNGENAAGGFGLNRESFELIVSAGADAVTLGNHAWHHKEVYGLLDGPRLIRPLNLPLDTPGRGWSTFEVGGERITVVNLLGRVFMEAVQNPFLAMDELLTQPDLGSVFVDFHAEATSEKAALAWYLDGRVAAVIGTHTHVPTADSRLLPRGTAFQTDAGFTGPMHSIIGADPAGPVQKFVTERPHRFGVKDGPAELNGVWLDIESGLATRIERHHFEESM, encoded by the coding sequence ATGTTGCGGGTGCTTTTTGTGGGAGACGTGTACGGCAGGCCCGGCAGGCGGGTGCTGGCGGCCCATCTGCCGGGCCTGCGCGCCCAGGCCGATTTCATCATCGTCAACGGCGAGAACGCCGCCGGGGGCTTTGGCCTCAACCGTGAGTCGTTCGAGCTGATCGTCTCGGCGGGCGCGGACGCCGTGACGCTGGGCAACCATGCCTGGCACCACAAGGAGGTCTACGGGCTGCTGGACGGCCCCCGGCTGATCCGGCCCCTCAACCTGCCACTGGACACGCCAGGACGCGGCTGGAGCACATTCGAGGTGGGTGGCGAGCGAATCACAGTCGTCAACCTGCTGGGCCGGGTATTCATGGAGGCGGTCCAGAACCCTTTCCTGGCGATGGACGAACTGCTGACTCAGCCGGACCTGGGCAGCGTCTTCGTGGACTTTCACGCCGAGGCCACCAGCGAGAAGGCCGCCCTCGCCTGGTATCTCGACGGACGGGTGGCCGCCGTGATCGGCACCCACACCCATGTGCCCACCGCCGACAGCCGCCTGCTCCCCAGAGGCACCGCCTTCCAGACCGATGCGGGCTTCACCGGGCCGATGCACAGCATTATCGGGGCCGATCCGGCAGGCCCGGTGCAGAAATTCGTCACCGAGCGGCCCCACCGTTTCGGCGTCAAGGACGGTCCCGCCGAACTCAACGGCGTGTGGCTGGACATTGAGAGTGGCCTGGCGACCCGCATCGAGCGCCACCACTTTGAAGAGAGCATGTAG
- a CDS encoding HD-GYP domain-containing protein gives MSGPFRRFPFNGDLDASEQTVPSARPLVQDDVPEAEADDSELLRCQPSALFLLDQAGMLMRIGGNWQGVTGLLPEHVLGRPLHQFLKLPLGSHPRGLYAESGVCEEASIGRGGLSRRVRIVWQRGETWVAGSLEQPGPAAREAYERSEKLRRAEEALEQTIACLGTTLDPVQGQHVMRMTSYATRLGEIYGLDAAGLRSVRWGAALHDVGKARVPQDILNKRGPLSADEFDVVVQHPVWGAEILEKLEFLPDAARQAVLHHHERWDGQGYPAGLVEERIPISARIVMIADVFDALTSDRSYKDAWTPEAAGEFLLRESGRAFDPELVQLFLERVLDLGYLDQDAGNETDS, from the coding sequence TTGAGCGGCCCGTTTCGCCGCTTTCCGTTCAATGGTGATCTGGACGCCAGCGAGCAAACCGTGCCGTCCGCCCGTCCGCTGGTGCAGGACGATGTGCCCGAAGCCGAGGCCGACGACAGCGAACTGCTGCGCTGCCAGCCCTCGGCACTCTTCTTGCTCGACCAGGCAGGCATGCTGATGCGCATCGGCGGTAACTGGCAGGGCGTCACCGGGCTGCTGCCCGAGCATGTGCTGGGCCGCCCGCTGCACCAGTTTCTCAAGCTGCCGCTGGGCAGTCATCCGCGCGGCCTCTACGCCGAGAGTGGGGTGTGCGAGGAAGCGTCCATCGGGCGCGGCGGGTTGTCGCGGCGGGTGAGGATCGTCTGGCAGCGCGGTGAAACGTGGGTGGCGGGCAGCCTGGAGCAACCTGGCCCCGCCGCCCGCGAGGCTTATGAGCGCAGCGAGAAACTGCGCCGGGCCGAGGAAGCGCTGGAGCAGACCATTGCCTGCCTGGGCACCACCCTCGACCCGGTGCAGGGCCAGCACGTCATGCGGATGACGTCATATGCCACCCGGCTGGGCGAGATCTACGGTCTCGATGCGGCGGGCCTGCGCTCAGTGCGCTGGGGCGCGGCCCTGCACGATGTCGGTAAGGCCCGTGTACCGCAGGACATTCTGAATAAGCGCGGCCCGCTGAGTGCCGACGAGTTCGACGTGGTGGTGCAGCATCCGGTGTGGGGCGCTGAGATTCTGGAGAAACTGGAATTCCTGCCGGACGCAGCCCGCCAGGCGGTGCTGCACCACCACGAGCGCTGGGACGGTCAGGGCTATCCGGCGGGACTGGTCGAGGAGCGCATTCCCATCTCGGCGCGCATCGTCATGATCGCCGACGTGTTCGACGCCCTGACCAGTGACCGCTCATACAAGGACGCCTGGACCCCTGAGGCCGCCGGAGAATTCCTGCTGCGCGAATCGGGCCGCGCCTTCGATCCCGAACTGGTTCAGCTCTTTCTGGAGCGGGTGCTCGATCTGGGGTATCTCGACCAGGACGCCGGGAACGAAACGGATTCGTAA
- the tnpC gene encoding IS66 family transposase yields the protein MRELEAQVAQLLGRLRDLEARLAQDSTTSSQPPSKDKPWVPKSERQKTGRSSGAQRGHVGKTLKMAEHVDEVVSLPLTGYCACGHAWESVSAQGHVARQVMDLPELRLQVTEYRADVKVCPGCRHRQHASFPDDVPGRVQYGSRVHGLAVSLNAAHFIPLERTTEILEALCGAHPSEGTIVLNLQLAADRLIDFETQLKAALLNQPVLHADETGSKVNGKLQWMHVVSCAQLTLDGQHSQRGFAALEAMNVLPQFKGILMHDAWSTSFKLSAKHALCGAHLLRELRGLAEHHAQVWVGELRDALRLVYHQQKDGTITPDLVIAFEQQFDALLDAGLKANPPAPPVPGRRGRTKQTPGRNLALRCQQHREAVLRFLHDEGVPFDNNQAERDIRPWCVKRKVSGGFRSKEGGQHFARIRSDISTLHKQGLNVWHGLVSVFRSEIIMPSFCC from the coding sequence ATTCGTGAACTCGAAGCGCAGGTGGCTCAGTTGCTCGGACGGCTCCGGGACCTCGAGGCCCGGTTGGCACAGGACAGCACGACGTCCAGTCAACCACCGAGCAAAGACAAGCCGTGGGTACCCAAGAGTGAGCGCCAGAAGACCGGCCGGTCTTCTGGCGCTCAACGTGGTCATGTCGGTAAGACCCTCAAGATGGCGGAGCACGTGGATGAGGTCGTCTCCTTACCGTTGACCGGATATTGCGCCTGTGGACACGCGTGGGAGAGCGTCAGTGCCCAAGGGCACGTAGCACGGCAGGTCATGGACCTGCCAGAGCTGCGTTTGCAGGTGACCGAATACCGCGCGGACGTCAAGGTCTGCCCAGGGTGTCGGCACCGCCAGCACGCATCCTTCCCTGACGACGTTCCCGGCCGGGTTCAGTACGGGTCTCGGGTTCATGGGCTGGCGGTCTCCCTGAATGCGGCACACTTCATACCACTGGAACGCACCACGGAGATCCTCGAAGCGTTGTGTGGAGCGCATCCCAGTGAAGGCACCATTGTCCTGAACCTCCAATTGGCTGCTGACCGCCTCATCGACTTCGAGACACAGCTCAAAGCCGCGCTGCTCAATCAACCCGTCCTGCACGCCGATGAGACCGGCAGCAAGGTCAACGGCAAGCTGCAGTGGATGCATGTCGTGAGCTGCGCGCAGCTCACCCTGGATGGCCAGCATTCCCAGCGGGGCTTCGCCGCGCTGGAAGCCATGAATGTCCTGCCGCAGTTCAAGGGCATCCTGATGCACGACGCCTGGAGCACGTCTTTCAAGCTCTCCGCGAAACACGCACTCTGCGGGGCACACCTGCTGCGCGAACTGCGTGGCCTCGCCGAGCATCACGCTCAAGTATGGGTGGGAGAGCTGCGAGACGCGCTGCGCCTGGTGTACCACCAGCAGAAGGATGGGACGATCACTCCCGACCTCGTGATCGCCTTCGAACAGCAGTTCGATGCCCTGCTGGACGCTGGACTGAAGGCCAATCCTCCAGCACCTCCGGTCCCTGGGAGACGAGGCCGAACGAAACAGACACCAGGCCGCAACCTGGCCCTGAGGTGCCAGCAGCACCGCGAGGCGGTGCTGCGCTTCCTCCACGACGAAGGTGTGCCTTTTGACAACAATCAGGCCGAACGGGACATCAGGCCGTGGTGCGTTAAACGCAAGGTCTCTGGGGGCTTCCGATCCAAGGAGGGCGGCCAGCACTTCGCCCGTATCCGGAGTGACATCTCGACGCTCCACAAGCAGGGATTGAACGTCTGGCATGGCCTCGTCAGCGTGTTTCGCAGTGAAATCATTATGCCTAGTTTTTGCTGCTGA
- a CDS encoding ABC transporter permease, which produces MAAPSLSLTLAHAHLRRRRTQNLSTVLGIAVGVMVLIAALSLTNGFTGALVQATLRASPHLSLTRFSPGGLDPQMEQALKQNPAVVAFMPFLADKGLLTRPASDGRDAGLDFATLFGVTAEAGKVLALPPEESKLLSDLKPGEVLLGSALAQSLGAFQGQELRLLVGSTQRRSTLKVAGIFRSGNYLIDSAYAFVPLRTLQQLQNTPNINGYQVRLNDPDLAPQVGEALSRALPYSSLPWQNLYGSLLDQLRLQKQVIGFVVFLIVIVAAFGIANVLTLTVFEKTQEIAILRAMGASRRHIIWAFVWQGAALGAAGLLLGNLLGLLISLYFTWRPFQIPGDLYFITALPVQVRLSDLVWVNALGISTTLLAALLPARRAANIEPARIIR; this is translated from the coding sequence GTGGCGGCTCCCTCTCTGTCCCTGACGCTGGCCCACGCCCATCTGCGGCGGCGGCGCACCCAGAACCTCAGCACTGTGCTGGGCATCGCGGTGGGCGTCATGGTCCTCATCGCCGCCCTGAGCCTCACCAACGGTTTTACTGGCGCGCTGGTGCAGGCCACCCTGCGCGCCAGCCCCCATCTCAGCCTGACCCGCTTCTCGCCTGGCGGCCTGGACCCCCAGATGGAGCAAGCACTCAAGCAGAACCCGGCAGTGGTGGCCTTCATGCCTTTTCTGGCCGACAAGGGACTGCTGACCCGCCCCGCCTCGGACGGGCGCGACGCGGGCCTGGATTTTGCCACCCTCTTCGGCGTCACTGCCGAGGCCGGAAAGGTGCTGGCCCTGCCGCCCGAGGAAAGCAAGCTCCTCTCAGACCTCAAGCCCGGTGAAGTGCTGCTGGGCAGCGCCCTGGCGCAGAGCCTGGGCGCTTTTCAGGGCCAGGAGTTGAGGCTGCTGGTGGGCAGCACCCAGCGCCGCAGCACCCTCAAGGTGGCGGGCATCTTCCGCAGCGGCAACTACCTGATCGACAGCGCCTACGCCTTCGTGCCGCTCAGGACGCTGCAACAGCTTCAGAACACTCCCAACATCAACGGCTATCAGGTGCGCTTGAATGACCCCGACCTCGCGCCGCAGGTGGGCGAGGCGCTCAGCCGGGCGCTGCCGTACAGCAGCCTGCCGTGGCAAAACCTCTACGGCTCGCTGCTCGATCAGCTCCGGCTGCAAAAACAGGTCATCGGCTTCGTGGTCTTTCTGATCGTCATCGTGGCCGCCTTCGGCATCGCCAACGTCCTGACCCTGACCGTCTTCGAGAAGACCCAGGAAATCGCCATTCTGCGGGCGATGGGCGCGTCGCGGCGGCACATCATCTGGGCTTTCGTGTGGCAGGGCGCGGCCCTGGGTGCAGCAGGGCTGCTGCTGGGGAACCTGCTGGGGCTGCTGATCAGCTTATATTTTACCTGGCGACCCTTTCAGATTCCCGGCGATCTGTACTTCATCACAGCGCTGCCGGTGCAGGTCAGACTTAGCGATCTAGTATGGGTCAACGCGCTGGGCATTTCGACCACCCTGCTGGCCGCACTGCTCCCGGCCCGGCGGGCGGCCAATATCGAACCGGCCCGGATCATCCGCTGA
- a CDS encoding S-layer homology domain-containing protein: MKKILTIVATMALALGVASAQDTAPVTSATVTNFTDIPAGHWAKDAVDLIVQKGLIQGFPDGTFRGNENLTRYQAALIFARLLQTGALSAAAQPATGSLSAEDVATITKGMQDVSTELAAVSSRVDDLETASTAQQDRIAALEDKIAAMGDASAASNTDEMTARIDALEQAVKNIPAGPAGEAGPAGPAGDVGPAGPAGDVGPAGPAGPQGPAGPAGDTANVDALTARVAALEARSTSTTTTNSTVTTTPATPSTTVVIGDTAPMDNSMTMMADDQSNSGLYAGVTTSAIFSGAQGTLFGKNVPFVGSFGATVGASKVLFGLGLRANVDYVSPTKAIQADVNAMYSLGVGRLSPYVGVGFGLSSSTSNTNITAKANDYYVNGIIGADVKVVGNLSAFGEFDGKYYLSNNGSGTNNTDPSATATSKSFSPAAKIGLKYYF; the protein is encoded by the coding sequence ATGAAAAAGATTCTGACGATTGTTGCGACGATGGCCCTCGCCCTGGGCGTGGCCAGCGCACAAGACACTGCTCCGGTGACCAGCGCTACTGTCACCAACTTCACCGACATCCCGGCAGGCCACTGGGCCAAGGACGCTGTTGACCTGATCGTCCAGAAGGGCCTGATCCAGGGCTTCCCCGACGGCACCTTCCGGGGCAATGAGAACCTGACCCGTTATCAGGCGGCCCTGATCTTCGCCCGTCTGCTCCAGACCGGTGCCCTGAGTGCCGCTGCCCAGCCTGCCACCGGCAGCCTGAGCGCCGAAGACGTGGCCACCATCACCAAGGGCATGCAGGACGTGTCAACCGAACTGGCCGCTGTCAGCAGCCGGGTGGACGACCTGGAGACCGCCTCGACGGCCCAGCAGGACCGCATCGCGGCCTTGGAAGACAAGATCGCCGCGATGGGCGACGCTTCGGCGGCGAGCAACACCGACGAGATGACGGCCCGCATTGACGCGCTGGAGCAGGCCGTGAAGAACATTCCGGCGGGTCCGGCTGGCGAGGCTGGTCCGGCGGGTCCGGCTGGCGACGTCGGTCCGGCGGGTCCGGCTGGCGACGTCGGTCCGGCAGGCCCGGCTGGCCCCCAGGGTCCGGCAGGCCCGGCTGGCGACACTGCCAACGTGGACGCCCTGACGGCCCGCGTGGCCGCACTGGAAGCCCGCAGCACCAGCACCACGACCACCAACAGCACCGTGACCACCACCCCGGCCACCCCCTCCACCACCGTGGTGATCGGTGACACGGCCCCGATGGACAACAGCATGACCATGATGGCTGACGACCAGAGCAACAGCGGTCTGTACGCGGGCGTCACCACCAGCGCGATCTTCAGCGGCGCTCAGGGTACCCTGTTCGGGAAGAATGTGCCGTTCGTCGGCAGCTTCGGCGCGACGGTGGGTGCCAGCAAGGTCCTCTTCGGGCTGGGCCTGCGCGCCAACGTGGACTATGTGTCCCCGACCAAGGCCATTCAGGCTGACGTCAACGCCATGTACTCGCTCGGCGTGGGCCGTCTGTCGCCCTACGTCGGCGTGGGCTTCGGCCTGAGCAGCAGCACCAGCAACACCAACATCACCGCCAAGGCCAACGACTACTACGTCAACGGCATCATCGGAGCCGACGTCAAGGTTGTCGGCAACCTGAGCGCCTTCGGCGAATTCGACGGCAAGTACTACCTCAGCAACAACGGCAGCGGTACCAACAACACCGACCCCTCAGCCACAGCGACCAGCAAGTCCTTCTCGCCTGCGGCCAAGATCGGCCTGAAGTACTACTTCTAA
- a CDS encoding enoyl-CoA hydratase/isomerase family protein, which yields MLDELEFGTLTLDQHGDLAVLTINRPQALNALSGEVLTELVEAIEAVAETAEIAALIVTGGGGKAFVAGADIAELSRLDGVYAGRETSLSGQNVMHEIASLPFPTIAAIDGYALGGGLELALACDVRIASPRAKLGLPEVTLGLIPGYGGTQRLPRLIGPGRALDMMLTGRQVGAEEALQMGLVNYLAENPLEKAREVAQQMTKNAPIALSLVKEAVRRGLSGSLEEGLEIEADLFGMAAATSDFKEGTAAFLAKRQADFQGE from the coding sequence ATGCTTGACGAACTCGAATTTGGGACTTTGACGCTCGATCAGCACGGTGACCTGGCCGTGCTGACCATCAACCGCCCGCAGGCCCTCAACGCGCTGAGCGGCGAAGTTCTGACCGAACTGGTCGAGGCCATCGAGGCCGTCGCCGAGACTGCTGAGATTGCGGCCCTGATCGTCACTGGGGGCGGCGGTAAGGCGTTCGTGGCCGGGGCCGACATTGCCGAACTCAGCCGCCTGGACGGGGTCTACGCCGGGCGCGAAACGTCGCTCTCGGGTCAGAACGTGATGCACGAGATCGCCTCGCTGCCGTTTCCGACCATCGCGGCCATCGACGGCTATGCACTCGGCGGCGGCCTGGAACTGGCACTGGCCTGCGACGTGCGAATCGCCTCGCCGCGCGCCAAACTGGGCCTGCCGGAAGTGACGCTGGGCCTGATTCCCGGCTACGGCGGCACCCAGCGCCTGCCGCGCCTGATCGGGCCGGGCCGGGCGCTCGACATGATGCTGACCGGGCGGCAGGTCGGGGCCGAGGAAGCCTTGCAGATGGGCCTGGTCAACTACCTGGCCGAGAACCCGCTCGAAAAAGCCCGTGAGGTGGCCCAGCAGATGACCAAAAATGCGCCCATCGCCCTCTCGCTGGTCAAGGAAGCGGTGCGGCGCGGGTTGAGCGGCAGCCTGGAAGAAGGGTTGGAAATCGAGGCAGACCTGTTCGGCATGGCCGCCGCCACCAGCGATTTCAAGGAAGGCACGGCGGCGTTCCTGGCCAAACGTCAGGCCGATTTTCAGGGCGAGTGA
- a CDS encoding phosphohydrolase has translation MTDQKFTLNVSGGALHDVATRRQTAERTVEFATPRAKLIEEADRAIRADLAEFPRALAAYDALQSDPEALADWDMANYITMRKLGYNDHGRVHAFITGAASLAILELLLEGGVRPDILESGIGEVEDVYLSVILGTMLHDIGNQIHRASHEHHGVMLALPIINRILEPIYPDVFKRTKIRSIILGCINCHDLNPPPLTIEAGITAVADGTDITKGRGRKAFALGSVDIHSISALAVDQVVIERGLNKPVRIDVTMNNSGGIFQVEEVLAPKVIRTPLSKYVELRARTRPQGDEQIVSRVRLEGDHFVVDLESGETVAVAVKDIQLEAVQAVAESLDVGVQSR, from the coding sequence ATGACCGACCAGAAATTTACCCTGAACGTCAGCGGCGGCGCGCTGCACGACGTGGCCACCCGCCGCCAGACGGCTGAACGGACGGTGGAATTCGCCACGCCCCGCGCCAAGCTGATCGAGGAGGCGGACCGGGCCATTCGCGCCGACCTGGCCGAATTCCCGCGTGCCCTGGCCGCCTACGACGCCCTGCAAAGCGATCCCGAGGCGCTGGCCGACTGGGACATGGCCAATTACATCACCATGCGCAAGCTCGGCTACAACGACCACGGGCGGGTTCACGCCTTTATCACCGGGGCCGCCAGCCTGGCCATCCTGGAGCTGCTGCTGGAGGGCGGGGTCCGCCCGGACATCCTGGAGAGCGGCATCGGCGAGGTGGAGGACGTGTACCTCAGCGTCATTCTCGGCACCATGCTGCACGATATCGGCAACCAGATTCACCGCGCCTCGCACGAACATCACGGCGTGATGCTGGCCCTGCCGATCATCAACCGCATTCTGGAGCCGATCTACCCGGACGTGTTCAAGCGCACCAAGATCCGCAGCATCATTCTCGGCTGCATCAACTGCCACGATCTCAACCCGCCGCCGCTGACCATCGAGGCGGGCATCACGGCGGTGGCTGACGGCACCGACATCACCAAGGGGCGCGGGCGTAAGGCCTTTGCCCTGGGCAGCGTGGACATCCATTCGATCAGTGCCCTGGCCGTCGATCAGGTCGTCATCGAGCGCGGCCTGAACAAGCCGGTTCGCATTGACGTGACCATGAACAATTCTGGCGGCATCTTTCAGGTGGAGGAGGTGCTGGCCCCCAAGGTCATCCGCACCCCGCTGAGCAAGTACGTGGAACTGCGCGCCCGCACCCGTCCGCAGGGCGACGAGCAGATCGTCAGCCGGGTGCGCTTGGAGGGCGACCATTTCGTGGTTGATCTGGAGAGCGGTGAGACGGTGGCGGTGGCGGTCAAGGACATCCAGCTCGAAGCGGTGCAGGCGGTGGCCGAGTCGCTCGACGTGGGCGTGCAGAGCCGCTGA
- a CDS encoding ribonuclease HII — MTHLPPVTPDWSYERAHWRRGYFRVAGVDEAGRGAWAGPVTVAAVILPNNLGDLPFRDSKQLPAAEREVLAAEVRRVALAYAVEYAWPDEIDRLNILGATHAAALRAIARLDPRPQALVTDYLRLPTDLPYSAPARADALSYTVAAASLLAKTERDALMVRLDAEYPGYGFAAHKGYGVPAHRSALAELGVSALHRRTFAPVARLLELRLMEES, encoded by the coding sequence ATGACCCACCTTCCCCCGGTGACCCCCGACTGGAGCTATGAGCGCGCCCACTGGCGGCGCGGGTATTTTCGGGTCGCGGGCGTGGATGAGGCCGGGCGCGGGGCCTGGGCCGGGCCGGTGACGGTGGCCGCCGTGATTTTGCCGAACAATCTGGGCGATCTGCCTTTCCGCGACAGCAAGCAGCTTCCCGCCGCCGAGCGTGAGGTGCTGGCTGCCGAGGTGCGCCGGGTGGCTCTGGCCTACGCCGTCGAGTACGCCTGGCCTGACGAAATTGACCGCCTCAACATCCTGGGAGCCACCCACGCTGCCGCCCTGCGCGCTATTGCCCGCCTCGACCCCAGACCGCAGGCGCTCGTCACCGATTACCTGCGGCTGCCCACCGACCTGCCCTACTCGGCCCCGGCCCGTGCCGACGCGCTGAGCTACACGGTGGCGGCGGCCTCGCTGCTCGCCAAGACCGAGCGCGACGCCCTGATGGTGCGGCTCGACGCCGAGTATCCCGGCTACGGTTTCGCTGCGCACAAGGGGTACGGTGTACCCGCCCACCGCTCGGCGCTGGCCGAACTGGGCGTGAGTGCTTTACACCGCCGCACCTTCGCTCCGGTGGCGCGGTTGCTGGAGCTGAGGCTGATGGAGGAGAGCTGA